Proteins encoded within one genomic window of Gloeobacter kilaueensis JS1:
- a CDS encoding type IV secretory pathway, VirB4 component, which yields MKKPQRSSERLRKKEGFTPVEQLVDIVAVGQVNHPELSCGFYILRRKHAYRCVFGLRTPGIHACQSQEALVDACAGLVTLCRDLPAGGRLQLRLSSFVACADRLEELETLRTGSPGESLDWLMAGELERLQRLAADGRRKQIELWLFPSWAEWSAQAYARDWIDRVALGAQEWWLSYLGESEADLHTQMHRLVSAAHAHCREWVHLLNLGARLPVVPLSSEELLGWAWKQVNPSPPPAAPPRLYQLAGNELKETAQGELSFASALFETPPRLGADRVSIARADGRWKHCAVLVWDEKPAGFSDPVQQLRYLWNLIARQEVIDTEIVVELSTLNERTSRENAVRLQRQASAGLKLSQRQGKIVDVAQQMKLEEAAELEKSFIEGARPLYVAVCVLVWRDEPLRLADGCRFISNFFNRPARLVREVSYAWKLFFQCLPFVWDGLLVAPFDRRLELLDEEAPGFLPLVRVQSADRTGIEFISEEGQSPVWLDLYRRHRNLALFGTTRSGKSVLLEVLMRHALVRQIPVVAMDFPKPDGSSTFSDFTDFVGGSYFDVGRHTLNLFELPDLSGWSAEVQAERLEEFQEFLVSALMVMVLGREQVDPLLTQTVRSLLQLGVVAFWRDPTIQRRYERASRAGFGTTAWQEYPCLKDLVPFLLPERLGVDSDDSSLRPAFEHIRLRLAYWLNSRVGQRLSAPSTIRSDAALLVFALRNVSNIEDMAVLALANYAAALRRALATPASLFILDEAPILFECAEIASLVGRLCANGAKAGVRVVISAQDPDTIEKAPNSSKIFQNLRTRLIGRIEPSALPSFVRLFGYSASSLARNASAQFFPNSREVFSRWLIDDGGLLIPVRYYPGFRSLAVVANNPDEQRAREAFLASVGKRYPDRLSALSDFTEHYLQMLRSEPG from the coding sequence ATGAAAAAGCCCCAGCGATCCTCTGAGCGGCTGCGCAAGAAGGAGGGCTTCACGCCGGTCGAACAACTGGTCGATATCGTCGCTGTCGGCCAGGTCAATCATCCGGAGTTGAGCTGCGGGTTTTATATCCTCCGCCGCAAGCACGCCTACCGCTGCGTGTTTGGCCTGCGCACGCCGGGCATCCACGCCTGCCAGTCGCAGGAGGCGCTCGTCGATGCCTGTGCGGGTCTGGTGACCCTCTGCCGCGACCTACCTGCCGGTGGACGGCTGCAGCTTCGGCTGTCGAGCTTCGTCGCCTGCGCCGATCGCCTGGAGGAACTGGAAACCCTGCGCACCGGGTCTCCAGGCGAATCCCTCGACTGGCTGATGGCCGGTGAACTGGAGCGGCTGCAGCGCCTGGCCGCCGATGGCCGCCGCAAACAGATCGAACTGTGGCTGTTTCCTTCCTGGGCGGAGTGGTCCGCCCAAGCCTACGCCCGCGACTGGATCGACCGGGTTGCCCTGGGGGCGCAGGAGTGGTGGTTGAGCTATCTGGGGGAGAGCGAAGCGGACCTGCACACCCAGATGCATCGGCTGGTGAGCGCCGCCCACGCCCACTGCCGCGAGTGGGTGCATCTGCTCAACCTGGGAGCGCGCCTGCCGGTGGTGCCTCTAAGCAGCGAGGAGTTGCTGGGCTGGGCCTGGAAGCAGGTCAACCCCAGCCCGCCCCCGGCGGCTCCCCCCCGGCTCTATCAGCTCGCCGGCAACGAACTCAAGGAGACGGCCCAGGGCGAGTTGAGCTTTGCCAGTGCCCTGTTTGAGACGCCGCCCCGCCTCGGCGCGGACCGGGTGAGCATCGCCAGGGCCGATGGCCGCTGGAAGCACTGTGCGGTACTGGTCTGGGACGAAAAACCAGCAGGCTTCAGCGACCCGGTTCAGCAGTTGCGCTATCTGTGGAACCTGATCGCCCGCCAGGAGGTGATCGACACCGAGATCGTCGTCGAACTTTCGACCCTCAACGAGCGCACCAGCCGCGAGAACGCCGTCCGCCTGCAGCGCCAGGCGTCGGCGGGCCTGAAGCTAAGCCAGCGCCAGGGCAAGATTGTCGATGTCGCCCAGCAGATGAAGCTGGAGGAAGCAGCCGAACTGGAAAAGTCGTTTATCGAGGGTGCCCGGCCCCTGTACGTCGCCGTCTGCGTGCTCGTCTGGCGCGACGAGCCGCTGCGATTGGCAGACGGGTGCCGGTTTATCTCGAACTTTTTTAACCGCCCGGCCCGATTGGTGCGCGAGGTCTCCTACGCCTGGAAGCTCTTTTTTCAGTGCCTGCCCTTCGTCTGGGACGGGCTGCTCGTCGCTCCCTTCGACCGCCGGTTGGAATTGCTCGATGAAGAAGCGCCCGGCTTTTTGCCGCTGGTCCGCGTCCAGAGCGCCGATCGCACCGGCATCGAATTTATCAGCGAGGAGGGCCAGAGTCCTGTCTGGCTCGATCTCTACCGACGCCACCGCAACCTGGCGCTCTTTGGCACGACTCGGTCTGGAAAATCGGTTCTTCTTGAAGTGTTGATGCGCCACGCCCTGGTCCGCCAGATTCCGGTGGTCGCGATGGACTTTCCCAAGCCCGACGGCTCCTCGACTTTTTCAGATTTTACGGATTTTGTCGGAGGCAGTTACTTCGATGTGGGCCGCCACACCCTCAACCTCTTCGAGCTACCGGATCTGAGCGGCTGGAGCGCTGAGGTCCAGGCTGAACGCCTCGAAGAATTTCAAGAATTTCTCGTCTCCGCCTTGATGGTGATGGTGCTCGGACGCGAGCAGGTCGATCCGCTGCTCACCCAGACGGTGCGCTCGCTCCTGCAACTGGGCGTCGTCGCCTTCTGGCGCGACCCGACGATTCAGCGGCGCTACGAGCGGGCGAGCCGCGCCGGTTTCGGGACGACCGCCTGGCAGGAGTATCCGTGTCTAAAAGATCTGGTGCCGTTTTTGTTGCCCGAGCGCCTCGGCGTCGATTCAGACGATAGCAGCCTGCGGCCTGCCTTCGAGCACATCCGCCTGCGCCTGGCCTACTGGCTCAACTCCCGCGTCGGCCAGAGGTTGAGTGCCCCTTCGACGATCCGCTCCGACGCCGCCCTACTGGTATTCGCCCTGCGCAACGTGAGCAACATCGAAGATATGGCCGTCCTGGCCCTCGCCAACTACGCCGCCGCCCTGCGCCGCGCCCTCGCTACCCCCGCTTCGCTCTTTATTCTCGATGAAGCGCCGATCTTATTCGAGTGCGCCGAAATTGCCAGTCTGGTGGGCAGGCTCTGCGCCAACGGGGCCAAAGCCGGGGTGCGCGTCGTCATCTCCGCCCAGGACCCGGACACGATCGAAAAAGCGCCCAACAGCTCCAAGATCTTCCAGAACCTGCGCACCCGCCTGATTGGACGCATCGAACCGAGTGCCCTGCCTTCGTTCGTGCGCCTGTTCGGCTACAGCGCCTCCAGTCTGGCGCGCAACGCCTCGGCCCAGTTTTTTCCCAACAGCCGCGAAGTCTTCTCCCGCTGGCTCATCGACGACGGCGGTCTGCTCATCCCGGTGCGCTACTATCCGGGCTTTCGCTCGCTGGCGGTGGTGGCCAACAACCCCGACGAACAGCGCGCCCGCGAAGCTTTTTTAGCCAGTGTGGGCAAGCGCTATCCCGACCGGTTGAGCGCGCTCAGCGACTTTACCGAGCACTACCTGCAGATGCTCAGAAGCGAACCGGGCTGA
- the smc gene encoding chromosome segregation protein SMC, whose translation MHLKCLEIERFKSFGPYTRIPLLEGFTVVSGPNGSGKSNIIDALLFALGLSTSRGMRAEKLSDLLHQGVAKGELAVTVTFALDSEAGGGDLTICRRLKVSSASSTSSYFLNGNSCTLAELHDELARHRIYPEGYNVVLQGDVTGIITMPARERREIIDELAGVAEFDRKIEAARRELGEVENRSDRIQVVVHELQEQKERLARERARAEEYRQLRVELTRLAAWEQMLLAAELDRQIAEWHQQWQAGEATIARLVAAVEAMGETIEQAEDDLDTANTRVKAMGENEQVALRTQLASILAGREQIQAAIADLDHQQQQAQNRRAQLELDLDDLALQVTATGRKQQEQASLIEQWTARLGADRRGLEAARAEFEQLSAASARWVEEQAGLRRQIDALQREHDPLQRRLDRLGDHLQQAEDQSERQGKELATLEANHAQLAADCEAAQTRLTGARSALETTRCELESEREQQLADRTTQRRLEKERAEKARELDRLETQQQVWREAEGSRATQEVLQAGLKGVHGLISQLGRVEAQYRTALEVAAGNRLNNVVVDDDATAAQAIELLKSRRAGRATFLPLNKLRAQRYYESPREEGALGYAIDLVEFDRRYEAAFSQVFGDTVVFRTLDQARRALGRYRIVTLAGELLEKSGAMTGGSLDGRRGSGFALSEPPEIAIIQKRLADLDELLRVLGERIDGRERRLLELQSAADTAQRALVVFENRAEQLDRELTAQKSRMAQLRVFVESGRVGEEAQRQEQAELEAQLVPLRSQIAAIREQLAGLEQADGHHRWQQCQQQVRELETEVRRAEVQLRHAEADLQKLQLDEQLVQEKRQNLLSRRLDWDDQKAEFAQRRAEFQERLADSDRIAAQVRSQLEVVEARLVDVKRERDALEQQVRQLQQQKAGLVLEREQELLHQAQRHESLSAAQQRRAELGTLEGEDILPLPADLTLEQLQPLRLRKQRRLEALEPVNMLAIEEYERTAEREAELSEKLGTLQRERSELLLRIEDCGTLKRNAFMQAFDAVNAHFQSLFAELSDGDGHLALEDPDNPFAGGLTLVAHPRGKQVRRLEAMSGGEKSLTALSFIFALQRYRPSPFYAFDEVDMFLDGANVERLARMVRKQADLTQFLVVSLRRPMIERADRAIGVTLARAGHSQVLGVKLAADAS comes from the coding sequence ATGCATTTGAAGTGTCTTGAGATCGAACGCTTCAAGTCCTTCGGCCCCTATACCCGCATCCCATTGCTCGAAGGGTTTACCGTCGTCTCCGGACCCAACGGCTCGGGCAAATCCAACATCATCGACGCGCTGTTGTTTGCCCTCGGGCTTTCGACCAGTCGGGGAATGCGCGCCGAAAAACTTTCCGATCTGCTCCATCAGGGTGTCGCCAAAGGTGAGCTGGCGGTCACGGTCACCTTTGCCCTCGACAGCGAGGCAGGGGGCGGCGATCTCACCATCTGCCGCCGCCTCAAAGTCAGCAGCGCCAGTTCCACCAGCAGCTATTTTCTCAACGGCAACTCCTGCACCCTGGCCGAACTGCACGACGAGCTGGCCCGCCACCGCATCTACCCGGAAGGGTACAACGTCGTGCTCCAGGGGGACGTGACCGGCATCATCACCATGCCCGCCCGCGAGCGGCGCGAGATCATCGATGAACTGGCCGGGGTGGCCGAGTTCGACCGCAAGATCGAGGCAGCCAGGCGCGAACTGGGCGAGGTCGAAAATCGTTCCGACCGCATCCAGGTCGTCGTCCACGAACTGCAGGAGCAAAAAGAACGCCTGGCGAGAGAACGGGCCAGAGCCGAAGAATACCGCCAGTTGCGCGTCGAACTGACCCGGCTCGCCGCCTGGGAGCAGATGCTGCTTGCAGCCGAACTCGACCGGCAGATAGCCGAGTGGCACCAGCAGTGGCAGGCCGGTGAAGCGACGATTGCGCGGCTGGTGGCCGCAGTCGAAGCGATGGGCGAGACGATCGAGCAGGCAGAAGACGACCTCGACACCGCCAACACCCGCGTCAAAGCGATGGGCGAGAACGAACAGGTGGCCCTGCGCACGCAACTGGCAAGTATTCTCGCCGGGCGCGAGCAGATCCAGGCGGCGATCGCCGACCTCGATCACCAGCAACAGCAGGCCCAGAACCGCCGGGCGCAGCTGGAGCTAGACCTCGATGATCTGGCATTGCAAGTAACGGCCACTGGCCGCAAGCAGCAGGAACAGGCGAGTCTCATCGAGCAGTGGACCGCTCGCCTGGGAGCGGACCGGCGGGGGCTCGAAGCGGCCCGCGCCGAATTTGAGCAGTTGAGCGCCGCTTCCGCCCGCTGGGTGGAGGAGCAGGCCGGGTTGCGCCGCCAGATTGACGCGCTGCAGCGCGAGCACGATCCGCTGCAGCGCCGCCTCGACCGCCTGGGCGATCACCTGCAGCAGGCAGAAGACCAGAGCGAGCGCCAGGGCAAAGAGCTGGCCACCCTTGAGGCCAACCACGCCCAACTGGCGGCTGACTGCGAGGCGGCCCAGACGCGCCTCACCGGCGCGCGCAGCGCACTGGAAACGACCCGCTGTGAACTTGAAAGCGAGCGCGAGCAGCAGCTGGCCGACCGCACCACCCAGCGCCGCCTCGAAAAAGAACGCGCTGAGAAAGCCCGCGAGCTGGACCGGCTGGAGACCCAGCAGCAGGTCTGGCGCGAGGCGGAGGGCAGCCGGGCCACGCAAGAAGTGCTCCAGGCCGGTCTTAAGGGCGTCCACGGGCTCATCAGCCAGTTGGGCCGGGTGGAGGCGCAGTACCGCACCGCCCTGGAGGTGGCAGCCGGCAATCGCCTCAACAACGTCGTCGTGGACGATGATGCCACAGCCGCCCAGGCAATCGAGCTACTCAAGTCGCGGCGCGCCGGGCGGGCGACGTTTTTGCCCCTCAACAAGCTGCGCGCCCAGCGCTACTACGAGTCGCCCCGCGAGGAGGGCGCTCTGGGCTACGCCATCGACCTCGTCGAATTTGACCGGCGCTACGAGGCGGCCTTCAGCCAGGTCTTCGGCGATACGGTGGTCTTTCGCACCCTCGATCAGGCCCGGCGGGCGCTGGGGCGCTACCGGATCGTCACCCTGGCCGGAGAGCTGCTCGAAAAATCCGGGGCGATGACCGGCGGCAGCCTCGATGGGCGGCGCGGCAGCGGCTTTGCTCTGAGCGAACCGCCGGAAATCGCGATCATCCAGAAGCGGCTCGCCGACCTCGACGAGCTGTTGCGGGTATTGGGCGAGCGCATCGACGGGCGCGAGCGGCGGCTTCTTGAGTTGCAGAGCGCCGCTGACACTGCTCAGCGCGCCCTGGTCGTCTTTGAAAATCGCGCCGAACAACTCGATCGCGAACTCACTGCTCAAAAATCGCGCATGGCCCAGCTGCGGGTCTTTGTTGAGAGTGGCCGGGTGGGCGAGGAGGCCCAGCGCCAGGAGCAGGCTGAACTGGAAGCGCAGCTGGTGCCCCTGCGCAGTCAGATTGCGGCGATTCGCGAACAACTGGCGGGCCTTGAGCAAGCCGACGGCCACCACCGCTGGCAGCAATGCCAGCAGCAGGTGCGCGAACTCGAAACCGAGGTGCGCCGCGCCGAGGTGCAGCTGCGCCACGCCGAAGCGGACCTCCAAAAATTGCAGCTCGACGAGCAACTGGTCCAAGAAAAGCGCCAGAATCTGCTCTCGCGCCGCCTCGACTGGGACGATCAAAAAGCCGAATTTGCCCAGCGCCGAGCCGAATTTCAGGAGCGGCTGGCCGACAGCGACCGGATCGCTGCCCAGGTGCGCAGCCAGTTGGAGGTGGTCGAGGCCCGCCTCGTCGATGTCAAGCGCGAGCGCGACGCCCTCGAACAGCAGGTCCGCCAGCTGCAGCAACAAAAAGCAGGGCTGGTTCTTGAGCGCGAGCAGGAGCTGTTGCACCAGGCCCAGCGCCACGAAAGCCTGAGTGCTGCTCAGCAGCGCCGGGCCGAGCTGGGCACCCTCGAAGGCGAGGATATCCTGCCCCTCCCCGCCGATCTCACCCTTGAGCAGTTGCAGCCCCTGCGCCTGCGCAAGCAGCGCCGCCTCGAAGCGCTCGAACCGGTCAACATGCTCGCCATCGAAGAGTACGAGCGCACCGCCGAGCGCGAAGCAGAATTGAGCGAAAAACTGGGCACCCTCCAGCGCGAGCGCAGCGAGCTGCTGCTGCGCATCGAGGACTGCGGCACCCTCAAGCGCAACGCCTTTATGCAGGCGTTCGATGCCGTCAATGCCCACTTTCAGTCACTCTTTGCCGAACTCTCCGACGGCGACGGCCACCTTGCCCTCGAAGATCCCGACAACCCCTTTGCCGGTGGCCTCACCCTGGTTGCCCATCCACGCGGCAAGCAGGTGCGGCGGCTGGAGGCGATGTCGGGGGGCGAAAAATCGCTGACGGCGTTGAGCTTTATCTTTGCCCTGCAGCGCTACCGGCCCTCGCCCTTCTACGCCTTCGACGAGGTGGACATGTTCCTCGACGGAGCCAACGTCGAGCGCCTGGCCCGGATGGTCCGCAAGCAGGCGGATCTGACCCAGTTTCTCGTCGTCTCGCTCCGGCGACCGATGATCGAGCGGGCCGACCGCGCCATCGGCGTCACCCTCGCCCGCGCCGGTCACTCCCAGGTGCTGGGGGTCAAGCTCGCCGCTGACGCTTCTTGA